From Nitrosopumilus zosterae, the proteins below share one genomic window:
- a CDS encoding KamA family radical SAM protein, whose product MTYQETIWDDTPSLKSYTLSNFRTLPQIQTLGEEAQFEMEVVGNVLPFKANNYVVEQLIDWNNIPNDPMFVLTFPQKGMLKPEHYEKMATALKNNLDKKEIASIANEIRLQLNPHPAGQMELNVPTLKDGTKLYGMQHKYKETCLFFPSQSQTCHAYCSFCFRWPQFVGMDEMKFAMQEGEQLVQYVREHPEISDVLFTGGDPMIMKAKIFSKYVDVLLDAKLPNLKTIRIGTKALSYWPYKFLTDSDSQEMLDVFRKIVDSEIHLAIMGHFNHLNELSTDAVKNAIKQIRSTGAIIRTQSPLLAHINDDAEMWAKMWTKQVQLGCIPYYMFVVRDTGAQHYFGVPLVEAYQIFKKAYSSVSGLARTVRGPSMSATPGKVHVIGTADLHDQKVIVLRFLQGRNPDWVQIPFFAKYDEHAIWLDDLKPALTEKFFFDEEMKNFKKSNPIDDYPES is encoded by the coding sequence GTGACCTACCAAGAAACAATTTGGGATGATACACCATCTTTAAAATCATACACATTGTCAAATTTTCGAACCCTACCTCAAATTCAGACTCTTGGAGAAGAAGCTCAATTTGAGATGGAAGTTGTTGGAAATGTTTTACCTTTTAAAGCAAACAACTATGTTGTTGAACAACTAATTGATTGGAATAATATCCCTAATGATCCTATGTTTGTTCTAACTTTTCCTCAAAAAGGAATGTTAAAACCGGAACATTATGAAAAAATGGCAACTGCTTTAAAAAATAATTTAGATAAAAAAGAAATTGCATCTATTGCAAATGAAATTCGTTTGCAATTAAATCCGCACCCTGCAGGACAAATGGAACTAAATGTACCAACATTAAAAGATGGCACTAAATTGTATGGGATGCAACACAAATACAAAGAAACTTGTCTTTTCTTTCCAAGCCAAAGCCAAACATGTCATGCATATTGCAGCTTTTGTTTTAGATGGCCACAATTTGTAGGAATGGACGAAATGAAATTTGCAATGCAAGAAGGAGAACAACTAGTACAATATGTTAGAGAACATCCAGAAATTAGCGATGTTTTGTTTACTGGTGGCGATCCTATGATTATGAAGGCAAAAATTTTCTCAAAATATGTTGATGTTTTATTAGATGCAAAACTTCCAAATCTCAAAACAATCAGGATTGGAACAAAGGCATTATCATATTGGCCATACAAATTTTTGACTGATTCTGATTCTCAAGAAATGTTGGATGTATTTCGAAAAATTGTTGATAGTGAAATTCATCTTGCAATAATGGGTCACTTTAACCATCTGAATGAATTATCAACTGATGCAGTAAAAAATGCAATTAAACAAATAAGATCAACTGGAGCAATTATTAGAACACAATCTCCTCTTTTAGCACACATCAATGATGATGCTGAAATGTGGGCAAAAATGTGGACCAAACAGGTTCAATTGGGATGTATTCCATATTACATGTTTGTAGTAAGGGACACTGGTGCTCAACACTACTTTGGAGTTCCATTAGTAGAGGCATATCAAATTTTCAAAAAAGCATATTCTTCAGTCAGTGGATTAGCAAGGACTGTTCGTGGACCTAGCATGTCTGCAACTCCAGGCAAAGTACATGTTATTGGAACTGCCGATTTACATGATCAAAAAGTGATTGTTTTGAGATTTTTACAAGGGAGAAATCCTGACTGGGTACAAATTCCCTTTTTTGCAAAATATGATGAACACGCAATTTGGTTAGATGATTTAAAGCCTGCATTAACTGAAAAATTCTTCTTTGATGAAGAGATGAAAAATTTCAAAAAATCAAATCCTATAGATGACTATCCTGAATCTTAG
- a CDS encoding mechanosensitive ion channel family protein: MAEDEIIDAVSSQVGQFESISQLLNSSESLQAAFIVLIVGIIGIAIIYRTFSKWVKKQRLNYVRPHLSRFLRVAVLPFFAIILITSVNLYIQSFALFENDISLYQDGNLTPSETFAKILNTINILVIGYSIAHLIPVALGKKEKSTLEKEDFEAWKELHGFPDDEGDLFHKFYKWVPPRNTPDEMIEEEFTRNLKTKEGMKLLEEFRTTKGLPIGSYEQLIKDPFEEWKKSERGKYLKYYNDCVTGNNESGKKLKPGQVLEEIFPIDTWREEKRFDGFDPIVPGTKPPGYAKRKRKDLPKSISQILPIGIFVAVVLGVISWWGIDLIILATATGGLAIGIGLALQETMQNYFAYILIRKDKIFAEGERVQLDTGYNGYVHKITPRVTFIRDALNESYAIIPTRQLVNSQIINYSKEIKMVPAIVEVGVSYLNNPKQVAAILVKIGKRAMKEVIDEKGKHLVRQQRCPYLDNNKPSCGCDKDIHIDINQPIVRFNKFNDSSLDFSLWVYVRDYGAQFKTKTDIRIIMYEEFKKYDIRIPWPIRTVYQGDEKREDEEIKQLDEARNKIVDEFGVGDIGHGSGED; encoded by the coding sequence ATGGCTGAAGATGAAATTATTGATGCAGTTTCAAGTCAGGTAGGTCAGTTTGAGAGTATTTCTCAATTACTCAATTCATCTGAATCGCTTCAAGCGGCATTTATTGTATTAATTGTAGGCATAATCGGAATTGCAATAATCTACCGTACATTTTCAAAATGGGTTAAAAAACAGCGACTGAATTATGTGCGACCACATCTTTCAAGATTTCTAAGAGTTGCTGTTTTACCTTTTTTTGCCATTATTCTAATTACATCAGTAAATTTGTACATCCAGTCATTTGCTCTATTTGAAAACGATATATCGTTATATCAAGATGGAAATTTGACTCCCAGTGAAACATTTGCAAAGATCCTAAACACAATAAATATTCTTGTCATAGGATATTCTATTGCACATTTAATTCCAGTAGCTCTTGGTAAAAAAGAAAAATCTACTTTAGAAAAGGAAGACTTTGAAGCTTGGAAGGAATTACATGGATTCCCAGATGATGAGGGGGATCTTTTTCATAAATTCTACAAATGGGTTCCTCCAAGAAATACACCAGATGAAATGATAGAAGAGGAATTTACAAGAAATCTGAAAACAAAAGAAGGTATGAAACTTCTTGAGGAATTTAGAACAACAAAAGGATTACCAATTGGAAGTTATGAACAGTTAATTAAAGATCCATTTGAAGAATGGAAAAAATCTGAAAGAGGAAAATATCTGAAATATTACAATGATTGTGTTACTGGAAATAATGAATCAGGAAAAAAGCTAAAGCCTGGACAAGTTCTTGAAGAGATTTTTCCCATAGATACATGGAGAGAAGAAAAAAGATTTGACGGGTTTGATCCAATAGTTCCTGGAACAAAACCACCAGGATATGCAAAACGAAAAAGGAAAGATCTTCCGAAATCTATTTCGCAGATTTTACCTATTGGAATATTTGTTGCGGTAGTTCTTGGTGTAATTAGTTGGTGGGGAATAGATTTGATCATACTAGCAACAGCAACAGGAGGATTAGCAATTGGTATAGGATTAGCATTACAAGAAACCATGCAAAATTATTTTGCATATATTTTGATTAGAAAAGATAAGATTTTTGCTGAAGGTGAGCGTGTACAGCTGGATACTGGGTATAACGGATATGTTCACAAAATTACACCAAGAGTTACATTCATTCGTGATGCATTGAATGAATCCTATGCAATAATTCCCACCAGACAGCTAGTTAATTCTCAAATTATTAATTATTCAAAGGAAATCAAAATGGTTCCTGCAATTGTTGAAGTTGGAGTTTCTTATCTCAACAACCCTAAACAAGTTGCTGCAATTTTAGTAAAGATCGGTAAACGTGCAATGAAAGAAGTAATAGATGAAAAAGGAAAACATCTAGTTAGACAGCAAAGATGCCCATACTTGGATAACAACAAACCAAGTTGTGGATGTGATAAAGATATCCATATAGACATAAATCAACCCATAGTAAGATTCAACAAATTTAATGATTCATCACTGGATTTTTCATTATGGGTCTATGTTAGAGATTATGGTGCACAATTCAAAACTAAAACAGATATCAGAATAATTATGTATGAAGAATTCAAAAAATATGATATTAGAATTCCATGGCCAATTAGAACAGTGTATCAGGGTGATGAAAAACGTGAGGATGAGGAAATTAAACAACTTGATGAGGCAAGAAACAAGATCGTAGATGAATTCGGTGTTGGGGATATTGGTCATGGTAGTGGAGAGGATTGA